In a single window of the Streptomyces sp. NBC_00094 genome:
- a CDS encoding cytosine permease — protein MASTIPDPTPDSAPGSRGVPITPSVTDGPGRIEAHGIDHIPDAERHGHPRELFSVWAAANVNYLSLVIGGALVLMGLSLWQAVAVIVVGNLFWLLTGLLATSGPAAGAPSEVITRAVYGVLGNRVNNAIGGWLVSVCYFALNLAAAATAAFALVEKTGITANTPVKVAVIVVIAALTLAISVYGHALIIKLYLPITLALVGAFTIVAFAVLRHADFSYTPAEPLGGTELWALLVAGTTMVASGPLSYTTSADFSRYLPRTASKKAIVGWTALGAFLPSVVVCSLGAFAATAVDMTDPQNALQTILPGWFTPVFLLALVLGTISINALTAYSAGLALQAVGLRIRRTVSVLFDGAVAVALTLYGLLVSRFLDTVSNALQAIVVLIGPLMAVYATDVVLRRCRYDGLALTDETPGSPFWYTGGVNLAGALSLAAGVASAALCVNTLYTGPIATALGGVDLSLPVGMTVSAALYALLMRNDATVRAARTPA, from the coding sequence ATGGCTTCCACGATCCCCGATCCCACCCCCGATTCGGCCCCCGGCTCCCGGGGCGTTCCGATCACCCCGTCGGTCACCGACGGACCCGGCCGTATCGAGGCCCACGGCATCGACCACATCCCCGACGCAGAACGCCACGGACACCCCCGCGAGCTCTTCTCCGTATGGGCCGCGGCCAACGTCAACTACCTCAGCCTCGTCATCGGCGGAGCCCTCGTCCTGATGGGCCTGAGCCTCTGGCAGGCCGTCGCCGTGATCGTCGTCGGCAACCTCTTCTGGCTGCTCACCGGCCTCCTCGCCACCTCGGGCCCCGCCGCGGGCGCACCCAGCGAGGTGATCACCCGGGCCGTGTACGGCGTCCTCGGCAACCGCGTGAACAACGCGATCGGCGGCTGGCTGGTCTCCGTCTGCTACTTCGCCCTCAACCTCGCCGCCGCGGCGACCGCCGCCTTCGCGCTCGTCGAGAAGACCGGCATCACGGCGAACACCCCCGTCAAAGTGGCCGTCATCGTGGTCATCGCCGCGCTCACCCTGGCCATCAGCGTCTACGGGCACGCCCTGATCATCAAGCTGTACCTGCCGATCACCCTCGCGCTCGTCGGGGCCTTCACGATCGTCGCGTTCGCCGTCCTGCGGCACGCCGACTTCTCGTACACCCCCGCCGAGCCGCTCGGTGGCACCGAGCTCTGGGCCCTCCTCGTCGCGGGCACGACGATGGTCGCCTCGGGGCCGCTCTCGTACACGACGAGCGCGGACTTCTCCCGCTACCTGCCGCGTACGGCCTCGAAGAAGGCGATCGTCGGCTGGACCGCCCTCGGCGCCTTCCTTCCCAGCGTCGTCGTCTGCTCGCTCGGCGCGTTCGCCGCGACCGCCGTCGACATGACCGACCCGCAGAACGCCCTCCAGACGATCCTGCCCGGCTGGTTCACCCCCGTCTTCCTGCTCGCCCTGGTCCTCGGCACGATCTCCATCAACGCCCTGACCGCCTACAGCGCGGGCCTCGCCCTCCAGGCCGTCGGCCTGCGCATCCGCCGGACCGTCAGCGTCCTCTTCGACGGCGCCGTCGCCGTCGCCCTGACCCTCTACGGCCTGCTCGTCTCCCGGTTCCTCGACACCGTCAGCAACGCCCTCCAGGCGATCGTCGTCCTGATCGGCCCCCTGATGGCCGTCTACGCCACCGACGTCGTGCTGCGCCGATGCCGCTACGACGGCCTCGCGCTCACGGACGAGACCCCCGGAAGCCCCTTCTGGTACACCGGCGGCGTCAACCTCGCGGGTGCCCTCTCCCTCGCGGCGGGCGTCGCCTCGGCCGCGCTCTGCGTCAACACCCTCTACACCGGCCCGATCGCCACGGCCCTCGGCGGCGTGGACCTCTCCCTGCCCGTCGGCATGACGGTCTCCGCGGCCCTCTACGCCCTGCTCATGAGGAACGACGCCACCGTGCGCGCCGCCCGGACACCCGCGTGA
- a CDS encoding FadR/GntR family transcriptional regulator, whose amino-acid sequence MASTSESADRLTPVLRPVRAGNGFEEALEQILQVVRLGLVPGGDRLPAERELADRMGISRVTLREVLKVLQDQGLVESRRGRYGGTFVLPRVQTADEDELRRRIASVDMEDTLRFREVLEVGAAGLCAAHGLDAAGAERLRAAVAATHDAPLADYRRQDTLLHLTLAELSGSPTLTAQYAAVRATVNDLLDCIPLLVRNLEHSQHQHTALVEAVLDGDADAAREVMREHCSGTAALLRGFLT is encoded by the coding sequence GTGGCCAGTACGAGTGAATCGGCGGACCGGCTGACGCCCGTGCTGCGGCCGGTGAGGGCGGGCAACGGCTTCGAGGAGGCCCTGGAGCAGATCCTCCAGGTGGTGCGGCTCGGTCTCGTGCCGGGCGGGGACCGACTGCCCGCCGAGCGCGAGCTGGCCGACCGGATGGGGATCAGCCGGGTGACCCTGCGCGAGGTCCTCAAGGTCCTCCAGGACCAGGGGCTCGTGGAGAGCCGGCGCGGCCGGTACGGCGGAACGTTCGTGCTGCCCCGGGTCCAGACGGCCGACGAGGACGAGCTGCGCCGCCGGATCGCCTCGGTCGACATGGAGGACACCCTGCGCTTCCGTGAAGTCCTCGAAGTGGGGGCCGCCGGGCTCTGCGCGGCGCACGGGCTCGACGCGGCGGGCGCCGAGCGGCTGCGGGCCGCCGTGGCGGCGACCCATGACGCCCCGCTGGCCGATTACCGCCGCCAGGACACCCTGCTCCACCTCACGCTCGCCGAGCTCTCCGGCTCGCCGACGCTGACCGCCCAGTACGCCGCCGTCCGGGCGACGGTGAACGACCTGCTGGACTGCATCCCCCTGCTCGTACGCAATCTGGAGCACTCCCAGCACCAGCACACCGCCCTGGTGGAGGCGGTCCTCGACGGGGACGCGGACGCGGCGCGCGAGGTGATGCGGGAGCACTGCTCGGGGACGGCGGCGCTGCTGCGGGGGTTCCTGACATGA
- a CDS encoding glutamine synthetase family protein gives MADRTPPLSVEELRALVASGEIDTVVLAFPDMQGRLQGKRFAAQFFLDDVLGHGTEGCNYLLAVDTEMNTVDGYEMSSWDRGYGDFAMHPDLTTLRRLPWNEATAMVTADLAWGDGTPVVAAPRQILRRQLERLAEHGFTAHVGTELEFIVFKDSYEQAWDANYRGLTPANQYNIDYSVLGTGRIEPLLRRIRNEMTAAGLTVESAKGECNPGQHEIAFKYDEALVTCDRHAVYKTGAKEIAAQEGYSLTFMAKYNEREGNSCHIHLSLQNADGENVMAGDDPHHMSETMRHFLAGQLAALRDFSLLYAPNINSYKRFQPGSFAPTAVAWGHDNRTCSLRVVGHGRSTRFENRLPGGDVNPYLAVAGLVAAGLYGIEQRLELPEPCTGNAYTAEYAHVPTTLREAAELWETSEIAKAAFGAEVVAHYRNMARVELDAFDAAVTDWELRRSFERL, from the coding sequence GTGGCAGACCGCACACCCCCGCTCTCGGTCGAGGAGCTGCGCGCCCTCGTCGCGAGCGGAGAGATCGACACCGTCGTCCTGGCCTTCCCCGACATGCAGGGACGGCTGCAGGGCAAGCGGTTCGCCGCGCAGTTCTTCCTCGACGACGTCCTCGGCCACGGCACCGAGGGCTGCAACTATCTTCTGGCCGTCGACACCGAGATGAACACCGTCGACGGCTACGAGATGTCCTCGTGGGACCGCGGCTACGGCGACTTCGCGATGCACCCCGACCTCACCACCCTCCGCCGCCTCCCGTGGAACGAGGCCACCGCCATGGTGACGGCCGACCTCGCCTGGGGCGACGGCACCCCGGTGGTCGCGGCGCCCCGCCAGATCCTCCGCCGCCAGCTGGAGCGCCTCGCCGAGCACGGCTTCACCGCCCACGTCGGCACCGAGCTCGAGTTCATCGTCTTCAAGGACAGCTACGAGCAGGCCTGGGACGCGAACTACCGCGGTCTGACCCCCGCCAACCAGTACAACATCGACTACTCCGTCCTGGGTACCGGTCGCATCGAACCCCTCCTGCGCCGGATCCGCAACGAGATGACCGCCGCCGGACTCACCGTCGAGTCCGCGAAGGGCGAGTGCAACCCCGGCCAGCACGAGATCGCCTTCAAGTACGACGAGGCCCTCGTCACCTGCGACCGGCACGCCGTCTACAAGACGGGCGCCAAGGAGATCGCCGCGCAGGAGGGCTACTCGCTCACCTTCATGGCGAAGTACAACGAGCGCGAGGGCAACTCCTGTCACATCCACCTCTCCCTCCAGAACGCCGACGGAGAGAACGTGATGGCCGGCGACGACCCCCACCACATGTCCGAGACCATGCGGCACTTCCTCGCCGGACAGCTCGCCGCCCTCCGCGACTTCTCCCTCCTGTACGCCCCGAACATCAACTCCTACAAGCGGTTCCAGCCCGGCTCCTTCGCCCCCACCGCGGTCGCCTGGGGCCACGACAACCGCACCTGCTCGCTCCGGGTCGTCGGCCACGGCCGCTCCACCCGCTTCGAGAACCGCCTCCCCGGCGGCGACGTCAATCCCTACCTCGCCGTCGCGGGCCTGGTGGCCGCCGGCCTGTACGGAATCGAGCAGCGCCTCGAACTGCCCGAGCCCTGCACCGGGAACGCCTACACCGCCGAGTACGCGCACGTCCCCACGACCCTGCGCGAGGCCGCCGAGCTCTGGGAGACGAGCGAGATCGCCAAGGCCGCCTTCGGCGCCGAGGTCGTCGCCCACTACCGGAACATGGCCCGCGTCGAGCTCGACGCCTTCGACGCCGCGGTGACCGACTGGGAACTGCGCCGCTCCTTCGAACGCCTCTGA
- a CDS encoding amino acid deaminase/aldolase produces the protein MTPRAADRARYDRATAHLDAPVAIVDLEAFDDNAADLVRRAGGKPVRVASKSVRCRALLERVLAREGFAGIMSFTLDESLWLARAGFEDVLLAYPSADRSGFGELARDPKLAAAVTVMVDDVAQLDLIDASRAGGAEEIRVCLELDTAFHLLGGRVRIGALRSPLRTPAELAEVARSVVRRPGFRLVGIMAYEGHVAGVGDAVAGRPLRSRAIRLMQSAARRELAERRAAVVRAVRAVAPDLEFVNGGGTGSVQHTAAEDAVTEIAAGSGLFVPRLFDNYTSFSGRPAALFAQPVVRRPGVGVVTVLGGGYPASGVAGPDRLPVPYLPEGLRYDPQEGPGEVQTPLLGSPADDLRIGDKVWFRHAKAGELCERFDQLRLVEGDRVTATVPTYRGEGRTFL, from the coding sequence ATGACTCCCCGCGCCGCCGACCGGGCCCGTTACGACCGTGCCACCGCTCATCTCGACGCGCCCGTGGCGATCGTCGATCTTGAGGCCTTCGACGACAACGCGGCGGATCTCGTGCGCCGGGCCGGTGGCAAGCCCGTCCGGGTCGCGAGCAAGTCCGTGCGGTGCCGGGCCCTCCTGGAGCGGGTGCTCGCGCGCGAGGGCTTCGCCGGGATCATGTCGTTCACGCTCGACGAGTCCCTGTGGCTGGCCCGCGCCGGGTTCGAGGACGTACTGCTGGCGTATCCGTCGGCGGACCGTTCCGGGTTCGGGGAGCTCGCGCGCGATCCGAAGCTCGCCGCGGCCGTGACCGTGATGGTCGACGACGTGGCGCAGCTCGATCTGATCGACGCCTCCCGGGCCGGCGGGGCGGAGGAGATCCGGGTCTGTCTGGAGCTGGACACGGCGTTCCACCTCCTCGGGGGGCGGGTCCGGATCGGGGCCCTGCGCTCGCCGCTGCGCACCCCCGCCGAGCTGGCCGAGGTGGCCCGTTCCGTGGTGCGGCGCCCCGGTTTCCGGCTGGTCGGGATCATGGCGTACGAGGGGCACGTCGCCGGCGTCGGCGACGCGGTCGCGGGCCGGCCGCTGCGCTCGCGGGCGATCCGGCTGATGCAGTCCGCCGCCCGCCGGGAGCTGGCGGAGCGCCGCGCGGCCGTCGTCCGGGCCGTCCGGGCGGTGGCGCCGGACCTGGAGTTCGTGAACGGCGGCGGCACCGGCAGCGTGCAGCACACGGCCGCCGAGGACGCCGTGACGGAGATCGCCGCCGGTTCCGGGCTCTTCGTGCCGCGTCTCTTCGACAACTACACCTCCTTCAGCGGACGCCCGGCCGCGCTGTTCGCGCAGCCCGTCGTCCGCCGTCCCGGTGTGGGCGTGGTGACCGTGCTCGGGGGCGGCTACCCCGCGTCCGGGGTGGCGGGCCCGGACCGGCTGCCCGTGCCGTACCTGCCGGAGGGGTTGCGGTACGACCCGCAGGAGGGCCCCGGCGAGGTCCAGACTCCGCTGCTCGGCTCGCCGGCCGACGACCTGCGGATCGGCGACAAGGTGTGGTTCCGGCACGCGAAGGCCGGCGAGTTGTGCGAGCGGTTCGATCAGCTGAGGTTGGTCGAGGGCGACCGGGTCACGGCCACCGTGCCGACGTATCGGGGGGAAGGCCGGACCTTCCTCTAG
- a CDS encoding aldehyde dehydrogenase, which yields MLQVLNPATEEVVATVPAATPADVDAAVVRATAAQRGWAAAAPADRARLLRRFAAVVDGHVEELARLEVTEAGHTIGNARWEAGNVRDLLDFAAGGVERLNGRQIPVAGGLDVTILEPLGVVGVIAPWNFPMPIAAWATAPALAAGNAVILKPAETTPLTALRLAELALEAGLPEGLFQVLPGTGPVAGNALVEHPGIAKIVFTGSTRVGKSIMAKCADQVKRLTLELGGKSPNIVFADADVEAAAAAAPMAFLDNSGQDCCARTRILVQRSAYDRFLELLTPAIEEIVVGDPLDERTQMGPLISRAQLDRVRSYVTEDLRGIRGKAPEGPGFWFPPTVLTDVPEDAPCAVEEVFGPVAVVLPFDDEADAIRLANATEYGLSGSIWTRDVGRALRASRAVRAGNLSVNSHSSVRYWTPFGGYRQSGLGRELGPDALTAFTETKNVFISTEA from the coding sequence TTGCTCCAGGTACTGAACCCGGCGACGGAGGAAGTGGTCGCCACCGTCCCCGCCGCCACCCCGGCCGACGTCGACGCCGCCGTCGTCCGCGCCACCGCCGCCCAGCGCGGCTGGGCCGCCGCGGCGCCCGCCGACCGCGCCCGGCTGCTGCGCCGCTTCGCCGCCGTCGTCGACGGGCACGTCGAGGAGCTCGCCCGCCTGGAGGTCACCGAGGCCGGGCACACCATCGGCAACGCCCGCTGGGAGGCCGGCAACGTCCGCGACCTGCTCGACTTCGCCGCCGGGGGAGTGGAGCGCCTCAACGGGCGCCAGATCCCGGTGGCCGGCGGCCTCGACGTCACGATCCTCGAACCCCTCGGGGTCGTCGGCGTCATCGCGCCCTGGAACTTCCCCATGCCGATCGCCGCCTGGGCCACCGCACCGGCCCTCGCCGCCGGCAACGCGGTGATCCTCAAGCCCGCCGAGACCACCCCGCTCACCGCGCTCCGCCTCGCCGAGCTCGCCCTGGAGGCAGGCCTGCCCGAAGGTCTCTTCCAGGTCCTCCCCGGCACGGGCCCGGTGGCCGGCAACGCCCTCGTCGAGCACCCCGGAATCGCGAAGATCGTCTTCACCGGCTCCACCAGGGTCGGCAAATCGATCATGGCCAAGTGCGCCGACCAGGTGAAGCGGCTCACCCTCGAACTCGGCGGCAAGAGCCCCAACATCGTCTTCGCCGACGCGGACGTCGAGGCGGCCGCCGCCGCGGCGCCGATGGCCTTCCTCGACAACAGCGGCCAGGACTGCTGCGCCCGCACCCGCATCCTCGTGCAGCGGAGCGCGTACGACCGCTTCCTGGAGCTCCTCACCCCCGCGATCGAGGAGATCGTCGTCGGCGACCCGCTCGACGAGCGCACCCAGATGGGCCCGCTCATCTCCCGGGCGCAGCTCGACCGGGTCCGCTCGTACGTCACCGAAGACCTCCGGGGGATCCGCGGCAAGGCCCCCGAAGGCCCCGGCTTCTGGTTCCCGCCGACCGTCCTCACCGATGTGCCCGAGGACGCCCCCTGCGCCGTCGAGGAGGTCTTCGGCCCGGTCGCCGTCGTCCTCCCCTTCGACGACGAGGCCGACGCGATCCGGCTCGCCAACGCCACCGAGTACGGCCTCTCCGGCTCGATCTGGACCCGGGACGTCGGCCGCGCCCTGCGCGCATCCCGTGCCGTCCGGGCCGGCAACCTCTCCGTCAACTCCCACTCCAGCGTCCGCTACTGGACGCCGTTCGGCGGCTACCGGCAGTCCGGCCTCGGCCGCGAACTGGGCCCCGACGCCCTGACCGCCTTCACCGAAACCAAGAACGTCTTCATCAGCACGGAGGCCTGA
- a CDS encoding gamma-glutamyl-gamma-aminobutyrate hydrolase family protein: protein MSKPLIGVTTYLDQARWGVWDMQAALLPAPYPRLVRESGGLAVMLPPDEPAAAAQVVARLDGLVVAGGADVEPVRYGAEPDPRTGPPARARDSWELALIDAALTSGTPLLGICRGMQLLNVALGGTLIQHLDGHVEAVGVIGRHAVKPVPGSLYASLVPESAEVPTYHHQAVDRLGAGLTATAHTEDGTVEAVELAAPAWALGVQWHPEMGEDTRVMRGLVEAAAAASTSASASTSASASASASASAAARR from the coding sequence GTGTCCAAGCCGCTCATCGGCGTGACCACCTATCTGGACCAGGCCCGTTGGGGGGTGTGGGACATGCAGGCCGCGCTGCTCCCCGCGCCGTACCCGCGGCTCGTCCGGGAGAGCGGGGGGCTCGCCGTGATGCTGCCGCCGGACGAGCCGGCCGCCGCCGCGCAGGTCGTGGCCCGGCTCGACGGCCTCGTCGTCGCGGGCGGCGCGGACGTCGAGCCCGTACGGTACGGAGCCGAGCCCGACCCCCGTACGGGCCCGCCGGCTCGCGCCCGGGACTCCTGGGAACTGGCCCTGATCGACGCGGCCCTGACCTCCGGCACCCCGCTGCTCGGCATCTGCCGGGGCATGCAGCTGCTGAACGTGGCCCTCGGCGGGACGCTGATCCAGCACCTGGACGGGCATGTGGAGGCGGTCGGGGTGATCGGCCGGCATGCGGTCAAGCCGGTGCCGGGCAGCCTGTACGCCTCCCTGGTGCCCGAGTCGGCCGAGGTCCCGACCTACCACCACCAGGCCGTGGACCGGCTGGGCGCGGGTCTCACGGCCACGGCCCACACGGAGGACGGCACGGTGGAGGCGGTGGAACTGGCCGCCCCCGCCTGGGCCCTCGGCGTGCAGTGGCACCCGGAGATGGGCGAGGACACGCGGGTGATGCGGGGACTCGTCGAGGCCGCGGCAGCGGCTTCGACTTCGGCTTCGGCTTCGACTTCGGCTTCGGCTTCGGCTTCGGCTTCGGCTTCGGCGGCCGCTCGGCGGTGA
- the eat gene encoding ethanolamine permease — MTLEDTTPAKDDYLERRALRRGSAGWLLLTGLGVAYVVSGDFSGWNIGLSKGGFGGLGVATVLMGAMYACLVFALAELSAILPTAGGGYGFARRALGTWGGFLTGTAILIEYILAPAAISIFIGDYVESLGLFGLESGWPVYLVCFALFIGIHLWGVGEALRFSLVVTAIAVAALVVFALGAFTDFHVDGLNDIPVDGEAFGSNSWLPFGLLGIWAAFPFGMWFFLGVEGVPLAAEEAKDPVRSMPRALSLSMGILVLLAVVTFLAATGARGSAAVQEAGNPLVVALQGDGEPTALSRFVNYAGLAGLVASFFSLIYAGSRQLFALSRAGYLPRFLSLTSRRKSPYLGLLIPGAIGFALAAGTGNGARMLNIAVFGATISYALMALSHIVLRRREPGLHRPYRTPGGVVTSSVAFVLALSALVATFLVDRAAAFMALGVYVIALAYFAFYSRHHLVAGAPEEEFAALAAAEAELARD, encoded by the coding sequence ATGACGCTCGAAGACACCACACCGGCGAAAGACGACTACCTGGAGCGGCGCGCGCTGCGCCGCGGCAGCGCGGGCTGGCTGCTGCTCACCGGACTCGGCGTCGCCTACGTCGTCTCCGGGGACTTCTCCGGCTGGAACATCGGTCTGTCGAAGGGCGGCTTCGGCGGACTCGGCGTCGCCACCGTCCTGATGGGCGCGATGTACGCCTGTCTGGTCTTCGCGCTCGCCGAGCTCTCCGCCATCCTCCCCACGGCGGGCGGCGGCTACGGCTTCGCCCGCCGGGCGCTCGGCACCTGGGGCGGGTTCCTCACCGGCACCGCGATCCTCATCGAGTACATCCTCGCGCCCGCCGCGATCTCGATCTTCATCGGCGACTACGTCGAGTCCCTCGGCCTCTTCGGCCTGGAGTCCGGCTGGCCCGTCTACCTCGTCTGCTTCGCGCTCTTCATCGGGATCCATCTGTGGGGCGTGGGCGAGGCGCTGCGTTTCAGCCTCGTCGTGACGGCGATCGCGGTCGCGGCGCTCGTCGTCTTCGCGCTCGGCGCGTTCACCGACTTCCACGTCGACGGCCTGAACGACATCCCCGTCGACGGCGAGGCCTTCGGGTCGAACTCCTGGCTGCCCTTCGGACTCCTCGGGATCTGGGCCGCGTTCCCCTTCGGCATGTGGTTCTTCCTCGGCGTGGAGGGCGTGCCGCTCGCCGCCGAGGAGGCCAAGGACCCGGTGCGGTCGATGCCGAGGGCCCTCTCCCTCTCCATGGGCATCCTGGTGCTGCTCGCCGTCGTGACGTTCCTCGCCGCCACCGGCGCGCGCGGCTCGGCGGCCGTCCAGGAGGCGGGCAACCCGCTCGTCGTGGCGCTCCAGGGCGACGGGGAGCCGACGGCGCTCAGCCGGTTCGTGAACTACGCGGGCCTCGCGGGTCTGGTCGCCTCCTTCTTCTCCCTCATCTACGCCGGTTCGCGCCAGCTGTTCGCCCTGTCCCGGGCCGGCTACCTGCCCCGCTTCCTCTCCCTGACCAGTCGCCGCAAGTCGCCGTACCTGGGGCTGCTCATCCCGGGCGCGATCGGCTTCGCGCTCGCCGCCGGGACCGGGAACGGGGCGCGGATGCTGAACATCGCGGTCTTCGGCGCCACCATCTCGTACGCCCTCATGGCGCTCTCGCACATCGTGCTGCGGCGCCGCGAGCCGGGGCTGCACCGGCCGTACCGGACGCCCGGCGGTGTCGTGACCTCCTCCGTCGCCTTCGTCCTGGCCCTTTCGGCGCTGGTCGCGACCTTCCTGGTGGACCGGGCGGCGGCGTTCATGGCGCTCGGGGTGTACGTGATCGCTCTCGCCTACTTCGCGTTCTACAGTCGGCACCATCTGGTGGCCGGCGCGCCGGAGGAGGAGTTCGCGGCGCTCGCCGCGGCCGAGGCCGAGCTCGCACGCGACTGA
- a CDS encoding 3-oxoacyl-ACP reductase — protein sequence MTSTEAIICRRLVGRTAVITGAGSGIGLATARRLASEGANVVCGDIDERAGKAAAEEVGGTFVKVDVTDPEQVEALFRTAFDTYGSVDIAFNNAGISPPDDDSILETGLEAWKRVQDVNLTSVYLCCKAALPYMRRQGKGSIINTASFVAIMGAATSQISYTASKGGVLAMSRELGVQFAREGIRVNALCPGPVNTPLLQELFASDPERAARRLVHIPVGRFAEAEEIAAAVAFLASDDSSFVNASDFLVDGGISGAYVTPL from the coding sequence ATGACCAGCACCGAAGCCATCATCTGCCGCCGCCTCGTCGGCCGCACCGCCGTCATCACCGGAGCCGGCAGCGGCATCGGACTCGCCACCGCCCGCCGCCTCGCCTCCGAGGGCGCGAACGTCGTCTGCGGCGACATCGACGAGCGGGCCGGCAAGGCCGCCGCCGAGGAGGTCGGCGGCACCTTCGTCAAGGTCGACGTCACCGACCCCGAGCAGGTCGAGGCGCTGTTCAGGACCGCCTTCGACACGTACGGCTCCGTCGACATCGCCTTCAACAACGCCGGCATCTCGCCCCCCGACGACGACTCCATCCTGGAGACCGGCCTGGAGGCCTGGAAGCGGGTCCAGGACGTCAACCTCACCTCCGTCTACCTCTGCTGCAAGGCCGCCCTGCCCTACATGCGCCGCCAGGGCAAGGGCTCCATCATCAACACGGCCTCCTTCGTCGCGATCATGGGCGCGGCCACCAGCCAGATCTCCTACACCGCGTCCAAGGGCGGCGTCCTCGCCATGTCCCGCGAGCTGGGCGTCCAGTTCGCCCGCGAGGGCATCCGGGTCAACGCCCTCTGCCCCGGGCCGGTCAACACCCCCCTTCTTCAGGAGCTGTTCGCCAGCGACCCCGAGCGGGCCGCGCGCCGCCTCGTGCACATCCCGGTCGGCCGCTTCGCCGAGGCCGAGGAGATCGCCGCCGCCGTCGCGTTCCTCGCGAGCGACGACTCCTCCTTCGTCAACGCCAGCGACTTCCTCGTCGACGGCGGCATCTCGGGCGCGTACGTGACCCCCCTCTAG
- a CDS encoding HAD family phosphatase, whose protein sequence is MYGGGATTGGEPAFDGFDRRRTEPQYAWLAQLLRGWTTRQVESFAAAARTENLAAPQGSTQQVGTDRVTGWVRYYEQQRDLIRTLKAAGFDVWIVSASPEPVVDVWAKGVGVDPSHTIGIRNTTEHGRLTAHFKGCGTVRDGEDEMITYIDGKRCWINQEILGVRGPAAERVQPASRRQVFAAGDSDTDISFLRDATGLRLVLNRNKNELMCRAYENGDGRWIVNPMFIEPKKRKATPYPCATTGYTAGDGTPQPVRRPDGTVIPDQQDTLFPPSY, encoded by the coding sequence GTGTACGGAGGCGGCGCCACCACCGGCGGCGAGCCGGCCTTCGACGGCTTCGACCGCCGCCGCACGGAACCTCAGTACGCCTGGCTGGCCCAGCTCCTGCGCGGCTGGACCACCCGCCAGGTCGAGTCCTTCGCCGCCGCGGCCCGCACCGAGAACCTCGCCGCCCCGCAGGGATCCACCCAGCAGGTCGGCACGGACCGGGTCACCGGCTGGGTCCGCTACTACGAGCAGCAGCGCGACCTCATCCGCACGCTCAAGGCCGCGGGCTTCGACGTCTGGATCGTCTCCGCCTCACCCGAACCCGTCGTCGACGTCTGGGCGAAGGGCGTCGGGGTCGATCCCTCCCACACGATCGGTATCCGCAACACCACCGAACACGGCCGCCTCACCGCCCACTTCAAGGGCTGCGGCACGGTACGGGACGGCGAGGACGAGATGATCACCTACATCGACGGCAAACGCTGCTGGATCAACCAGGAGATCCTCGGCGTGCGCGGACCCGCCGCCGAGCGGGTCCAACCGGCCTCCCGGCGCCAGGTGTTCGCCGCCGGGGACTCCGACACGGACATCTCGTTCCTGCGGGACGCGACCGGGCTGCGCCTGGTCCTCAACCGCAACAAGAACGAACTCATGTGCCGGGCCTACGAGAACGGCGACGGCCGCTGGATCGTCAACCCCATGTTCATCGAGCCGAAGAAGCGGAAGGCGACGCCGTACCCCTGCGCCACGACGGGCTACACGGCGGGCGACGGCACGCCGCAGCCGGTGCGCCGCCCCGACGGCACCGTGATCCCGGACCAACAGGACACGCTCTTCCCGCCCTCCTACTAG
- a CDS encoding TetR/AcrR family transcriptional regulator, whose product MSSSVQRKRVRKSPEARRAEIVETAARVALTEGLECVTLRRIAEELAVRPGLISHYFPSAEDLVAEAFSVASTGELDALLPADRPHGTPTQHLARYFALSAGDAYDDISRLWINARHLSRYRPVLRDRVAEQELASDNRLEGLIREGVERGEFRTDDPRAAAIQILVVLDGLGAHANTDRSNRPEAVTRMAVTTAERELGLAHGTLTEAAPLAEPARPVEPAEPVLPDAPDAPDAPTAPH is encoded by the coding sequence ATGTCGTCAAGCGTCCAGCGCAAGCGAGTTCGGAAGTCCCCGGAAGCCCGGCGGGCGGAGATCGTGGAGACCGCGGCCCGCGTCGCCCTGACCGAGGGCCTGGAGTGCGTCACCCTGCGGCGGATCGCCGAGGAGCTCGCCGTACGGCCCGGTCTGATCAGCCACTACTTCCCCTCGGCGGAGGATCTGGTGGCCGAGGCCTTCAGCGTCGCCTCCACCGGCGAGCTCGACGCCCTGCTGCCGGCGGACCGGCCGCACGGCACCCCCACCCAGCACCTCGCGCGCTACTTCGCCCTCTCGGCGGGGGACGCCTACGACGACATCAGCCGCCTCTGGATCAACGCCCGGCACCTCAGCCGCTACCGGCCCGTCCTGCGTGACCGGGTCGCCGAGCAGGAACTCGCCTCCGACAACCGGCTCGAAGGACTCATCCGCGAGGGCGTGGAGCGCGGGGAGTTCCGTACGGACGATCCGCGGGCGGCGGCCATCCAGATCCTGGTGGTGCTCGACGGCCTGGGCGCCCACGCCAACACGGACCGGAGCAACCGGCCGGAGGCCGTGACCCGGATGGCCGTCACCACGGCGGAACGGGAGCTCGGCCTGGCCCACGGCACCCTGACCGAGGCGGCGCCGCTCGCCGAACCGGCGAGGCCTGTCGAGCCCGCTGAGCCCGTCCTACCCGACGCGCCCGACGCCCCCGACGCTCCGACCGCTCCCCACTGA